A single genomic interval of Seriola aureovittata isolate HTS-2021-v1 ecotype China chromosome 10, ASM2101889v1, whole genome shotgun sequence harbors:
- the mgat4c gene encoding alpha-1,3-mannosyl-glycoprotein 4-beta-N-acetylglucosaminyltransferase C has protein sequence MRLLWKSLDKMRCLRKRSTIPFLGFLITFLLFLNLYIEDGYVLEEDKRQLRETSVHPPSSERYVHTFRDLSNFSGTINVTYRYLAGTPLNRKKYLTIGLSSVKRKRGNYLLETIKSIFDQSSYEELKEIVVVVHLADFDLVWCENLVQEITRKFAHHIIAGRLLVIQAPEEYYPSLDGLKRNYNDPEDRVRFRSKQNVDYAFLLNFCTNLSHFYMMLEDDVRCSRNFLTALKKVITSREGSYWVMLEFSKLGYIGKLYHSKDLPRLAHFLLMFYQEMPCDWLLIHFRGLLAQKDVIRFKPSLFQHMGYYSSYKGAENKLKDDDFEEDSIDIPDNPPASLYTNINVFENYDAAKAYSTVDEYFWGKPPSTGDFFVIVFNKSTKISKIKIATGSDDRQNDILHHGALEVGEKLVGTKKGKQCSSYITLGEFKNGNIEVQDVDHKIAFEIECVRIVVTASQKEWLIIRSISLWTTQPPSQ, from the exons ATGAGGCTGCTGTGGAAATCCCTGGACAAAATGAGGTGTCTGAGGAAACGCTCAACCATCCCCTTCCTCGGCTTCCTCatcaccttcctcctcttcctgaaCCTCTACATCGAAGACGGCTACGTGCTG GAAGAGGATAAAAGGCAGCTCAGGGAAACATCAGTCCACCCTCCGAGCTCGGAGCGATACGTTCACACCTTCAGAGACCTCAGTAATTTCTCTGGAACCATTAATGTCACGTATCGTTATCTCGCTGGAACCCCGCTGAACCGCAAGA AGTATCTGACCATTGGACTGTCatcagtcaaaagaaaaagagggaactACCTTCTGGAGACTATCAAATCCATCTTTGATCAGTCAAGTTACGAGGAACTGAAAGAGATTGTGGTTGTGGTCCACCTGGCAGACTTTGACCTGGTCTGGTGTGAGAACCTGGTGCAGGAAATCACCAGGAAGTTTGCTCACCACATCATAGCTGGACGCCTCCTGGTGATCCAGGCTCCAGAGGAGTATTACCCGTCTCTGGACGGGTTGAAAAGGAACTACAACGACCCGGAGGACCGGGTCCGTTTCCGCTCTAAGCAGAACGTTGACTACGCTTTCCTCCTCAACTTCTGCACAAACCTCTCGCACTTCTACATGATGTTGGAGGACGACGTGCGCTGCTCCAGGAACTTCCTGACGGCGCTGAAGAAGGTGATCACCTCCAGAGAAGGCTCCTACTGGGTGATGCTGGAGTTTTCCAAGCTGGGCTACATCGGGAAGCTGTACCACTCCAAAGACCTGCCTCGTCTGGCTCATTTCCTCCTCATGTTCTACCAGGAAATGCCCTGCGACTGGCTCCTCATCCACTTCAGGGGTCTGCTGGCCCAGAAAGACGTGATCCGCTTCAAGCCCTCACTGTTCCAGCACATGGGCTACTACTCGTCTTACAAAGGAGCAGAGAACAAACTGAAGGACGACGACTTTGAGGAAGACTCCATAGACATTCCTGACAACCCTCCTGCCAGCCTTTACACAAACATCAACGTCTTTGAAAACTATGACGCCGCCAAGGCTTACAGCACAGTGGACGAATACTTTTGGGGGAAGCCTCCTTCCACTGGAGATTTCTTTGTCATAGTCTTTAACAAATCGACCAAAATTAGCAAAATTAAGATTGCTACAGGTTCTGACGACCGGCAGAATGACATTCTTCACCACGGAGCTCTAGAAGTTGGAGAGAAACTGGTTGGGACTAAGAAAGGAAAACAGTGTTCGTCCTATATCACATTAGGGGAGTTTAAAAATGGCAACATTGAGGTTCAAGATGTCGACCACAAGATTGCCTTCGAAATCGAGTGTGTACGCATCGTGGTGACAGCCAGTCAGAAAGAATGGCTCATTATTAGAAGTATAAGTTTATGGACTACACAACCTCCCAGCCAATGA
- the nts gene encoding neurotensin/neuromedin N, producing the protein MQAQLACMLLLCFTCGGLCTDVDQDQRALEDELLSSLFTSKMKQNKQVAPYWRVSLANLCRMVSSLRQDTWSGEEQEDGELREGSLQLLEELYSLQHICRALQSREERLLHDSLEYLEENSDNPLKRKSPYILKRQATHSTKSRRPYILKRSTIY; encoded by the exons ATGCAGGCACAGTTGGCGTGTATGCTTCTCCTCTGTTTCACATGTGGTGGACTTTGCACAG ACGTCGACCAGGACCAGCGAGCGCTAGAAGACGAGCTGCTCAGCAGTCTCTTCACTTCTAAG ATGAAACAGAATAAGCAGGTTGCCCCCTACTGGCGCGTGTCGCTGGCCAACCTGTGCAGGATGGTGAGCAGCCTGCGGCAGGACACGTGGAGCGGCGAAGAGCAGGAGGATGGCGAGCTGAGGGAGGGGagcctccagctgctggaggagctgtaCAGCCTGCAACACATCTGCCGAGCGCTGCAGAGCcgggaggagagg CTACTTCACGACTCTCTAGAATATTTAGAGGAGAACAGTGACAATCCTCTGAAGCGAAAATCACCCTACATCCTGAAGAGGCAAGCGACGCACAGCACCAAGTCCCGGAGGCCATACATCTTAAAACGAAGTACAATTTACTGA